In Euphorbia lathyris chromosome 10, ddEupLath1.1, whole genome shotgun sequence, a single genomic region encodes these proteins:
- the LOC136209229 gene encoding glycine-rich RNA-binding, abscisic acid-inducible protein-like, translated as MASAEIEYRCFVGGLAWATNDDALQDAFSAYGEILDSKIINDRETGRSRGFGFVTFNNEKSMRDAIEGMNGRDLDGRNITVNEAQSRGSGGGGGGGGYNRGGGGYGGGRREGGYGGGGYSRGGGGGGYGGGGGGYGGGGRDRGGYGDGESRYSRGGGASEGSWRS; from the exons ATGGCCTCCGCTGAGATCGAGTACCGGTGCTTCGTTGGCGGCCTCGCTTGGGCTACCAACGATGATGCCCTTCAAGATGCTTTCAGTGCTTACGGCGAGATTCTCGATTCGAAG ATTATTAATGATCGGGAGACTGGCAGATCGCGAGGTTTCGGGTTTGTTACCTTCAACAACGAGAAATCCATGAGGGATGCAATTGAAGGAATGAATGGCCGTGATCTCGATGGACGTAACATCACTGTGAACGAAGCTCAGTCTCGTGGAAGCGGTGGCGGAGGTGGTGGTGGCGGATACAACCGTGGCGGAGGAGGATACGGCGGCGGTCGTCGTGAAGGAGGATACGGAGGTGGTGGTTATAGCCGTGGAGGAGGCGGTGGTGGATATGGAGGCGGTGGTGGTGGTTATGGTGGTGGTGGACGTGACCGTGGTGGGTACGGTGATGGTGAATCTCGTTATTCTAGAGGTGGCGGTGCATCTGAGGGTAGCTGGAGGAGTTAG